In the Rhododendron vialii isolate Sample 1 chromosome 2a, ASM3025357v1 genome, taggtaaaacatctTACCGGAAAACATTTTATGTCCAAACAAACGAAAAAACATTTTATGTCCAAACAAACGAAGTCTAAGGTATAGATAATTATTGCAGAAAGCTTTGCGACTATGGCTGCCTTTTCTCTACCCTGCGAGtagggccggctctgagattttggaggcctaagacGATCTTCGAAAATGAGGCCCTTAATAATTGTaaacgaaaatcaaataaaaagtcaatcacactgaataattttgattcggatatagtatttgtttgtaatgagaAGTACCGGAGTAGTAGCGTTTAAGGGGGCAAAAAGATGCATCCATATACCcaccacactgaataattttgaagggCCTCAGAGATTTTTGGCGATCCCGTGACCTTTTACtccttctttttgtttgttttttcctgcaTTCTGTGTTCCATTTTTTCTGGGCCATTGGGGCTTAAGTATAAAATGTCCTATTGGGTTTAAAATTGGTACCTAAaacaacacatatatactaggtcCTAAAAAAAGTGAGGgccctatttttttgacatttttggtgggcttaaggcccacgcctcttgggccttagcccaaaGCCGGCAGTGCCTGCGAGCCCCGCGACGGCGGCAAACAGAACTACGTTTTCCTTGCTTACGGACATTGAAATAGAAGAATGCGACCACAAAAAAGTGAATAACCTTTGAATCCATACACAGATTACGTAATCAagattttacccaaaaaataagaTTAATTAAGTAATCAAGATAACAGGGCAAAACAAAGAAATGCCTTGTCGAAATTTAGAAACCTTAAGTAAAGTTGGAGATCGAGAGTGGGAGTGTGCGCTAGAGAAGGAATCCTATAGACAAAACAACAGACAGAGAGATGTGAGACAAGTCTAATACAGACATAGAGATTAAGGTAAGAATTAAAATTTATGGCAGAATGCTTTGCAGCTATGGCTGCATTTCCTCTTCCGGTTGGGTTTGTAACAGTTGATTTCTATGTTGCTGAGATAGCATAACCCTTCTAGCCCTACAACAAATGTCATTCTCAGAAACTATAGAAATCATCATAAAACAAGGTTATCAATGGAGTACTACTTATATATAGAGGTCACCCTGGCCTGTGTACTAATTAGCCAAAAAATATGAGCTTTATCTAAGTTTAGTAGTGAAATCAGGTGCTTCTACCACATAACCAAATCCCACAAAACAATCTAAGTTCATATGACTGACATAGTGACAACTAGGTATAAGACTATAAAACGATGCTTCCAATAACAATTTGTATTCTTTAAATGTAAAGACAACAAATTTCATGAAAGAATTTCCTATGTACTCTCATTGACCACTAGAAACACTCCATTGATGATGATGAGAATAGAGCATAGGCTAATGGTGGTTTATCAAATAAACCAACTTCATATTACGTTCAAGTCCTTCTTGTAGACCcaacttcaaaaaataagaataaaaaaggaACTTcctaaagagaaaaaaaacacagtaaATGGAAAATCATTACTCCACTATACTTGGTTCCATTTCAACAACCACAAACGAAGATTATTcaccgaaaaagaaaaaaaccacaAATGAAAATCCCCTGCAACCCGGATAATCATTCAGTGCCCTAGCCGCCCCCATATTAGGAAAAGGGATTGGGGAATCACTTGGGCACCGCCTAATAATATTCCTCTCCACCCCGACACCCCACTTTCTGACTGGACTACACCATTGCAAAATCTTAAGTAACCGAGAACCGGGGAGACGACGCTACTGTATGGGATTTTGTGACGAAGGTCAAGAATAATCGCACTCTGCTCAAAAAGTCGTTGATAAATCGATCAACAGGGttcacaaaaggaaaaaagaaaaaccaaatgcTGGATTGTGGATAAACAATTAAACACTGgcaaattattcaatacttccGGAGTGGATTGCCACGTGGTATTCCCTACAAAACATTAGATATGGCCAAGAGATTCATGCACTCAATATCTCCTCTTGTATATTTTTGCTCTTCCTGAATCTCCTTGGCCGAATACTCCACAGAGCAACGGCTCCACATTACCTCAATTTTGCGAAGTTCATATAGATTAGCAAACTCAATCGGGATCCGCTTTAGACTTCTGCAATATTTAACAACTAAGACCTCAAGTCTCGGAAATTGATCTTCGGAAGCATTCCATTCTTCGATGTCAAGATCTTGTAACCTCAAGTACTTGAGTTGAGAGAATCCCTCCTCAAGTTCACTTGTGTCCCAAATTTGTCCATGACAGGCCGCCCTTGATAATCTGAGAGCCTCAAGGCTCGGCAAGGTTTGGAGGATTGATAGCTCCTCCCACATTAAGCCCGTATTCTCCAAAGTTAGCCGTGTAACAGTCACAGGAAACTTCAACATTGGCGGAAAGGTAGTTGCCTTGTTCAAACGACCGCAGTGTTTAAAGCTGAGTGTCTCAAGGCATTTCAAGAACTCTAGGTCGGGGAGCTTCATTACATAATCATTGGATATTAGATCTCCATAAAATCCTAGCTTCCTAAGATTGGGAGTGCTTACCAAGAAATTTCGGCACTCCTCACAAGGACATATTGAATGCAATGTCTGTAGACTATCCAACTTGGACGAACGgtcaaaatcaattccatcTTCTATGTAAGGATAAAGGCAGCTAAGATGATATTTGAATACCCCTCTTTTAGCATGTAGATGCCTCAActtaaccatcttaaatatatCGCGAGGCAACAGAATGGTTTTCCAATCCAAGTTTGACCAACGTTTTGGCCAATGTTTGAGGTTAAGGGTTTCTAGGTTGAAGAGGTAGGAAAATGGCGATACAAAATCCAATGTGTCACTTGGTAACCGATGTGCCAAGTATCTCAAATGAACTAGACGTCCTCTTCGAATATAACCGTGGTATCCATCAACAGGGAAATTTAAATGCAACACCCTGAGAAGTTCAAGATTTTCAACAAAGAAGAATGCCAGTTGGGGTTTAAATTTTAAGCTGAGGCACAGAAAAGAACGAAGGTTTGAAAGACAATGTTTGAAGGAATACTCATAAAAGATCTGGCTGCCAGTGAAGAGCCGACGATACTTAGGTGCAGAAGAAGGTGAAAAAGTATCATTCTCGTAACTTTGCATAAGGAAATTATCCTCCTCAGCTTTTTTCAAGCATAATTCACGCAGAAGATCATGGATACGACATGTTTTAATTCCTCCAAAGGACCTTTTCCTAGCTACCATTACCAGACTTCTATCAATAAGACTGCTTAAGTAATCTTTTGCTATGTCCTCCAAGCTTTTATCACATTCACCTTGCTGAATAAATCCCTCCGCAATCCATAACCAAATCAACTCGCGTACGATGATTTCAGAATCTTCAGGGAATCCTCCAATATAAACAAAACACGCTTTCAAATGAAGAGGCAGGTGAGTGTAACTAAGTTCTAGTATCTCCATGCAACCGTCTTGGTTTTTGGCAATGATAGAACTTAAACATTTGGAAACATCCTTCCACATGTCGAGTGTCTTGTCTTCCACTGCCAGAATGCCAGCTATTGCGACAATTGCGAGTGGTAGTCCTTCACATTTTTCTGCTATATGCTCACCAATGCCAACCAACTCTGGTGGGCAACATTTCTTCCCGAATACCTGTTCAATGTGAACAGGTCTATAATTGTAATTATATAAAACTTGAACCAAGTAATAGAAGTTTAACAGTCATATGATGAGAAtaagaaatatttaaaatataaattcttaaaaagaaattagaaaaatgaaacatatgacaAAAGTATTAACGAAGCATATGTTCAAATTACTTTGTTTAGTTATACTACATATGTAACACCTCGTCCCACATcaaaagtctacatggatgatcttgggcatataacaaaccttgtggactactactagtaccttgagCTTAAGTATTTTGAggcatgtggtgtggcttgtggatcaaaatcaaggtactgggttagtggtctgcttggggcatTACAAATGGTATTAGAGCCTGCACCAACCGAAAATGTGGGACTTGACCCCACACAAGGATGTGTGTTCCTAAATGGGGGAGATTGTGACACCCCATAGCTAAGAAAAAGACCAGGGTTGAGGCCGTGGTGACCCTAGTGCTCGATGGGAGGGAAAAGACCCAAGTAATGCTGTGGTGACCCCAATCACAAGTCTCACATCGCTTGGTAAATACAAAGTTCAGTGTTGTATAAAATAGATCATGTCCCTATCTTGTACAAGGCTTTTTAAAGCCGTGTGAGCGTCAAAGCTTATTTGAACTTCACAATTAAGCGTGCTTGCCTTAGTCCTGGGATGTGTGACCTATTGGTAAGTCTATGGAGCATGGGCAGCCATAGCGGACATTATTGTACATGGCAGGAGCGAGTCATTACAACGtataataattttcttttctttttctgaaacaaataccttttttttttggttagttacaagaaaatgaaataccTTCTTTTGTAACAACTCCCAACTGCAACTTTTTGGTAAAGGAGCCAAACGATGAGGGACGGAATGGATGCCATTAGGTTCGACAAGTAGTCGACTAGTGAACAACACTTTGCTGCCATTGCATTCCTTAGGAAGTGATCTTTGGATATCATTCCAGGCTTGAATGCCCCATATGTCATCCATGACAATGAGATATTTCTTACCCTTCAAGCATATGTATGTTTTTTCTCCCAATTCATCCTCACtaatcttctcttcttctccaaGTTTTTTCGGGGAAGTGCCTTCTCCCAATTTATCTTCTGTACTCTTCTTGTCATCTCC is a window encoding:
- the LOC131317131 gene encoding putative late blight resistance protein homolog R1B-8 is translated as MEVKFQPLASSYCDSYPVGEFHRVASVILLSSHLYYLLKSIFPTSANHAPYLRQHEDCFPSVLRCVKKMFKTRQDHLSLDLKSVKKKIKILTTGVKQIYDENMCDINGVAGKKLEHPFSKTEGGSSSSGESNTSKVAEEKVVVGFKEKVETLMGMLLDNGEGGRLEIISIVGAAGGGKTTLAREVYDHPLTSHTFEIRAWVNVSQDYDKTMKRNLLTRILEQASPTNHGDDKKSTEDKLGEGTSPKKLGEEEKISEDELGEKTYICLKGKKYLIVMDDIWGIQAWNDIQRSLPKECNGSKVLFTSRLLVEPNGIHSVPHRLAPLPKSCSWELLQKKVFGKKCCPPELVGIGEHIAEKCEGLPLAIVAIAGILAVEDKTLDMWKDVSKCLSSIIAKNQDGCMEILELSYTHLPLHLKACFVYIGGFPEDSEIIVRELIWLWIAEGFIQQGECDKSLEDIAKDYLSSLIDRSLVMVARKRSFGGIKTCRIHDLLRELCLKKAEEDNFLMQSYENDTFSPSSAPKYRRLFTGSQIFYEYSFKHCLSNLRSFLCLSLKFKPQLAFFFVENLELLRVLHLNFPVDGYHGYIRRGRLVHLRYLAHRLPSDTLDFVSPFSYLFNLETLNLKHWPKRWSNLDWKTILLPRDIFKMVKLRHLHAKRGVFKYHLSCLYPYIEDGIDFDRSSKLDSLQTLHSICPCEECRNFLVSTPNLRKLGFYGDLISNDYVMKLPDLEFLKCLETLSFKHCGRLNKATTFPPMLKFPVTVTRLTLENTGLMWEELSILQTLPSLEALRLSRAACHGQIWDTSELEEGFSQLKYLRLQDLDIEEWNASEDQFPRLEVLVVKYCRSLKRIPIEFANLYELRKIEVMWSRCSVEYSAKEIQEEQKYTRGDIECMNLLAISNVL